The proteins below come from a single Arthrobacter sp. B1I2 genomic window:
- a CDS encoding four-carbon acid sugar kinase family protein, with protein sequence MTLEADVLAAYPADMDIPAGLVARALAASDAEVPRVLVVLDDDPTGTQSVADLPVLTRWEVEDFSWALGQGKPAVYVLTNTRSLDPAEAAARNEEVVRNALTAAGSGLRLGFVSRSDSTLRGHYPLEPDVIAATVAEVSGEKTDGVVLVPAFPDAGRLTIGGVHYMRGTGDAKGTLVPVSETEFAKDASFGFSTSVMADYVAEKSQGRFPADSVIVLDLNTIRAGATAQDPAISAKAIADAIEPATDSTPIVADIVTENDFRALALGLDEAERRGKKLLYRVGPPFVRGRIGQEVRTALTAEEAYAGNTPSEAGGLIVVGSHVGLTTRQLNVLTAEHGSARTIEIDVEKLLGAEPEAKAHLDRTVDAVVEALRSGDVIVHTSRLLIKTDDPAESLRIARTVSAAVVDVVNRTLKTFPPRFVIAKGGITSSDVAAHGLEIRHAIVRGPMLPGIVSLWEPVDGPAKGIPYIVFAGNVGDDDSLAQVTRKLSNTF encoded by the coding sequence GTGACGCTTGAAGCAGACGTTCTGGCCGCCTATCCGGCAGACATGGACATCCCCGCCGGGTTGGTTGCCCGCGCGCTGGCCGCTTCCGACGCGGAGGTTCCCCGCGTCCTGGTAGTGCTCGACGACGACCCCACCGGCACGCAGTCCGTGGCAGACCTGCCGGTGCTCACCCGCTGGGAAGTGGAAGACTTCTCCTGGGCCTTGGGCCAGGGCAAGCCCGCCGTCTACGTCCTGACCAACACCCGCAGCCTTGACCCTGCAGAGGCGGCGGCACGCAACGAGGAAGTGGTCCGGAACGCCCTGACCGCGGCTGGCTCCGGCCTGCGCCTGGGCTTCGTCAGCCGCAGCGACTCCACCCTCCGCGGCCACTACCCCCTGGAACCGGACGTCATTGCAGCCACCGTTGCCGAAGTCAGCGGCGAGAAAACCGACGGCGTTGTCCTGGTTCCGGCGTTCCCCGACGCCGGCCGGCTCACCATCGGCGGCGTCCACTACATGCGCGGCACCGGCGACGCCAAGGGCACCCTGGTCCCCGTCTCCGAGACCGAGTTCGCGAAGGACGCGTCCTTCGGCTTCAGCACCTCCGTCATGGCCGACTACGTGGCGGAGAAGTCGCAGGGCAGGTTCCCCGCAGACTCCGTGATCGTCCTGGACCTGAACACCATCCGCGCCGGCGCCACCGCCCAGGACCCCGCCATCTCCGCCAAGGCCATCGCCGACGCCATCGAACCGGCCACCGACTCAACGCCCATCGTGGCGGACATTGTCACGGAGAACGACTTCCGCGCCCTGGCCCTGGGCCTTGATGAAGCGGAACGCCGGGGCAAGAAGCTCCTCTACCGCGTCGGCCCCCCGTTCGTCCGTGGCCGCATCGGCCAGGAAGTGCGCACCGCCCTCACCGCCGAAGAGGCCTATGCGGGCAACACCCCGTCGGAGGCAGGCGGCCTGATCGTGGTGGGCTCGCACGTTGGCCTCACCACCCGGCAGCTTAACGTCCTCACGGCAGAACACGGCTCTGCGCGCACCATCGAGATCGACGTCGAGAAGCTCCTTGGCGCCGAGCCGGAAGCCAAGGCGCACCTGGACCGGACGGTGGACGCCGTCGTCGAAGCCCTCCGCAGCGGTGACGTCATCGTCCACACCAGCCGCCTGCTCATCAAGACGGACGACCCCGCCGAAAGCCTGCGGATCGCCCGGACCGTCTCCGCCGCCGTCGTTGACGTGGTCAACCGGACCCTGAAGACCTTCCCGCCGCGGTTTGTCATCGCCAAGGGCGGCATCACCTCCTCGGATGTGGCAGCCCACGGCCTGGAAATCCGCCACGCGATTGTCCGCGGCCCCATGCTCCCCGGCATCGTCAGCCTCTGGGAACCGGTGGACGGACCCGCCAAGGGCATCCCGTACATCGTGTTCGCCGGCAACGTGGGCGACGACGATTCCCTGGCCCAGGTCACCCGCAAGCTCAGCAATACTTTCTGA
- a CDS encoding dodecin, whose product MSNHTYSISEIVGTSTQGVDDAVRNGIAKASQTLRNLDWFEVKEVRGHLEDGKVADWQVTIKIGFRLEDH is encoded by the coding sequence TTGTCCAACCACACGTACAGCATTTCTGAAATTGTCGGCACCTCCACCCAGGGCGTGGACGATGCCGTCCGCAACGGTATTGCCAAGGCATCCCAGACCCTCCGGAACCTCGACTGGTTCGAGGTCAAGGAGGTCCGCGGCCACCTGGAGGACGGGAAGGTCGCGGACTGGCAGGTCACCATCAAGATCGGCTTCCGCCTGGAAGATCACTAG
- a CDS encoding NAD(P)-dependent oxidoreductase: MTSNYTVTVLGLGAMGLPMATRLTSQLTVHGFDIAEPRLELAREAGIATFTTAREAAKGADAVLLAVRNGEQLNDVLFGENGVAPVLEPGAVVILGSTVGTEAIPATVAKLAEYGVDLVDAPLSGGPKRAGEGDLLIVVGASAEARQKAAPALELLASTLTVVGDKPGDGQALKTVNQLLCGVHIAAAAEALALADALGLDQAKTLAALEAGAAGSFMLSNRGPRILEAYDEEGAEVLSRLDIFVKDMGIVGKATRAAGMAAPVAAAAEQLYLLGQAQGLAAADDSAVIKVVAPTKRTK, translated from the coding sequence ATGACCAGCAATTACACCGTTACCGTCCTGGGCCTTGGCGCCATGGGCCTGCCCATGGCCACCCGCCTGACCTCCCAGCTGACCGTCCACGGCTTCGACATCGCCGAGCCGCGCCTGGAGCTCGCCCGGGAAGCCGGCATCGCCACCTTCACCACGGCCCGCGAGGCCGCCAAGGGTGCTGACGCAGTGCTCCTGGCCGTCCGCAACGGCGAACAGCTCAACGACGTCCTCTTCGGCGAGAACGGCGTGGCCCCGGTACTCGAGCCGGGCGCCGTCGTCATCCTTGGCAGCACCGTGGGCACGGAAGCCATTCCCGCCACCGTGGCCAAGCTGGCCGAATACGGTGTGGACCTGGTGGACGCCCCGCTGTCCGGCGGACCCAAGCGCGCCGGCGAAGGTGACCTGCTGATCGTCGTCGGTGCTTCCGCCGAAGCCCGCCAAAAGGCCGCGCCGGCACTGGAACTGCTGGCCTCCACCCTGACCGTTGTGGGCGACAAACCCGGCGACGGGCAGGCCCTGAAGACCGTCAACCAGCTCCTCTGCGGCGTCCACATCGCCGCCGCGGCCGAGGCCCTGGCCCTGGCCGACGCACTGGGACTGGACCAGGCCAAGACCCTCGCCGCCCTGGAAGCCGGTGCGGCAGGATCCTTCATGCTCTCCAACCGCGGCCCCCGCATCCTGGAGGCCTACGACGAGGAAGGCGCCGAGGTCCTCTCCCGCCTGGACATCTTCGTCAAGGACATGGGCATCGTGGGCAAGGCCACCCGCGCCGCCGGCATGGCAGCCCCTGTTGCCGCCGCCGCCGAGCAGCTGTACCTCCTGGGCCAGGCCCAGGGCTTGGCGGCCGCCGATGACTCCGCCGTCATCAAGGTGGTCGCGCCCACAAAGCGCACCAAGTAA
- a CDS encoding FadR/GntR family transcriptional regulator, with amino-acid sequence MARKSLVGVVADELLDRIIEGEFPPGSTVPGEHELSARHEVSRMTVREAMKTLQAQRILSVERGRGTFVNPLSRWASLEAVLRAASEGKNDADASIQLIELRRMLETGACELAAGRIAEEDIEALFNHVSAMKAAHSINDVAAFVEADLAFHDVILHASGNVFVSVLFDPLHRVLEKRRTETSAVPAIQEHAIGHHRNIAEALKSRDAVRSREAMDAHMQQTLDDLRQLVLETK; translated from the coding sequence ATGGCAAGGAAGTCACTGGTTGGCGTGGTGGCCGACGAGTTGCTGGACCGCATCATTGAAGGCGAATTCCCGCCCGGCTCCACCGTTCCCGGCGAGCACGAACTGAGCGCGCGCCACGAGGTCAGCCGCATGACGGTCCGTGAAGCCATGAAGACGCTGCAGGCCCAGCGCATCCTGAGCGTGGAACGCGGCCGGGGAACATTCGTGAATCCGCTGAGCCGCTGGGCCTCGTTGGAAGCCGTGCTCCGGGCCGCATCCGAGGGCAAGAACGACGCCGATGCCTCCATCCAGCTCATCGAGCTCCGCCGGATGCTCGAAACCGGAGCCTGCGAGCTTGCCGCCGGACGGATCGCGGAGGAGGACATCGAGGCCCTCTTCAACCACGTCTCAGCCATGAAGGCCGCCCACAGCATCAACGACGTCGCCGCTTTCGTGGAGGCGGACCTTGCCTTCCATGACGTCATCCTGCACGCCTCCGGGAACGTCTTTGTGTCGGTCCTGTTTGATCCGCTGCACCGCGTGCTGGAAAAGCGCAGGACTGAGACCTCTGCCGTTCCCGCCATTCAGGAGCACGCAATCGGCCATCACCGGAATATTGCCGAGGCCCTGAAATCCCGGGACGCCGTCCGGTCACGCGAAGCCATGGACGCCCACATGCAGCAGACCCTGGACGACCTCAGGCAGCTGGTGCTGGAAACCAAATAG